Genomic DNA from Schistocerca gregaria isolate iqSchGreg1 chromosome 4, iqSchGreg1.2, whole genome shotgun sequence:
AACAAATTTCACTGTATTGCAgattaattggaaatttgtgataaggtcttgtgggacgaaactgctgaggtcatcggtccctaggcctactcactacttaatctaccttaaactaacttacgttaaggacaacacacacacaaacatgccagagggaggagtgGAACGtcggacggggggagccgcgcggaccgtgacaagacgccatagaCCGAGCGGATATCTCGCGCGGCTATTGCAAATTAAAGTGGCGATTCTTTACTTATCACACTTTTATATACCTTTCCACAGTTATGAGCGTAAATTCTTCATTTGTATCGAACTCAGTGAGAAATTGTGACAAGGATATGAGGACTACAATAATGAGGAGAAAATATCATTCCATACAGGACGAGGGTGAAGTTATGTGGACCCGATGGCATTAATGGAAGTGAAGTAATAAttgatgagagagagaaattattGAATAAAGAAAGAAACGATAATGGTAGAGGAGCAAATAAGGCTGTGGTAGCGAATATTCTATGACGACTTGAGGTCGTAAATGTGTCGGAGTGAAGTGAAAGAAACATGTGTTTAGGCTATAAGAAAGGGTGCTTGATGGATAGAGAAGAGGTCTCTGACTGAGAGACAGGATATGACTAAGCAGCTTGATAGCAGGAGATTAAATCTGAGTTCATCCAAAGTCTAGAACATACTCATAGATTTACTAAAATAATTGAGCGATATGAGAACTAAATAATTCACTGCACTCTAAAAAATTATAGCACAAATGATCGTGACAATATCTATGGCCATACAATTACTCTGGCTTTTGTTAGGTGTAGATTTCCTGTGCGAAATGATgaacagaagaaaaaacaagaacATCGTAAAGCGCCCAGCTGAAAGTATGATTTGCTGTTGCCACTTGCACTACAGAGCAATTACTTTCTTTCGATGACGAAACGCAAGAAGAACAACAATATTTCATAATCTCTTCATGTGTATATGTGGCTTGATGATCCCACCTGAACGAGGGAAATAATGTCGCAGGTCCTAAGAGGAAGTACAGAACTAACCAGACGTTAGCTATGTTTGAGAAGATGAAATTGCGCTAAGTGGAGGAAGTCATAATATTTCGCTGTGGCTATTTGAAAAATGTAGGAGAATACTAGAGCAGAAACGTGATGTCTCTGACGGAAAGGCAGGAATCAGTTTGTATACACATTTAAATGTAATGAGTAATGTGTTGTACGAACATGCTACTGCATAACAGAAAGAGACTGAAATGCTCAACTGTAACAGACATACTTTCAGGTATTCTAAGACTGGATATCTAGTACTTCCTGCACCAAGAGATTCAAATTCAAAAAAATGAGACAAAGTCCAAGTAGTAATTAAGGGACATCACAAAAACAGATAAGTCAATCtgagtcaaaaaataaaataaaacttgatGTCGATACAAGCATCAGCACAAATGTCTATTCACTTGTGCAAAAAATAGTTTTGAAGTACGAGTTTCAAGCAGTTGTCACGAAACCCTTGTTGAGATAATATTACATCAATGACGACGAAACAAAAAATAGCAGAGCTGCCAATTAAGTTCGTGAAGTATCCTGTAATCCAATTTGTGACATTTCTCACTGAGATCATGAGAGCAATCATATACAGATTTTGATTAGATCTTCACTTTTAACGGAAGCGTCATCCCACCGGCAAGGAATTATACAAGAAATTTTGGAGACAAATACAGGGCCTGTCGTACTTCCAATATGGAGTGCAGGCAAACTTCCCTAGCTTGcaaaaataaatgttgtgtttCAAGACTCGTAAGATATTAGTAAGCTAATAAATTTGGGAGGTTGAAATCTCTGCCAACTAGTTGCAAGTAAGTGTGTAGTGGAATccatcatcgatgttccgacaattttaaaattttcttcgtcAGAAGGTGTAATGGACTCAAAAGGTTGCATTAAGACGCGCAAACTATTCTATACAAAACCAAGTGACAACTGTTGACGAAAGATCGTATTATAAAGGTACACACATGTTACATCAGAGTATGATAAAGTGtagtgaataaaaccaaactgctcttTTCATATCCGACCTTCATCTTAAGAACACAAATAATCAAAAGACATTACTTAAGACTGTAGCGCTAAAGTATAGCCGGTGGCCATATCAAATGGTATGTTTAGTGACCCATTAACATAAGGGTCTTGACAATGTAAACGTTGACCTGTATACATGGCGCAGGTCGTTGTAATGTTGCCGTGTCTAAGTTACTCTTTATAGACATATTTAGTGGAAATAGAAGTTTCTCCAATTTTAACAGTTAGGTTTAATAAATTTAGTATCtgcacccccacccctctcctcaGTGTGAATTACTTTTAACGTCTGTATTACTATATGCACTGCGAAATGTCGTCATTGTCTTAAGCAGTTACAAGAATGTTTCCACACGCCGGTTTTTACGTACATTTGAATTTGTTTATGTTTATATTGCTTTAGATTAATAGTGGCCTTGCACGTGACACGATTTCCGTTTCTTTTTCTGTAATGCCACAATAATCTACTCAATGTAATCCACGCACTTTTCTTATGCGCACAGAtgtagcgccccccccccctcccccccccctcccccccccccggcaGCTACCAAGTGGACTCTGCTGTTTGTCAAATGCATACTGCTGCAATCTGGATGACATCACTGTATTGCGTTGTATCCAAGTCAACTTTTACGTGGACGATTTCCTTTGATTAATGCGCCGCTACACCTGGTGTATGATCTGCTCACCTGTAATACTACATTGCTGATATCCTAAGTCATGGCTTCTGATTATTTGTGTTCTTTAGATAGATGTTGAGTATCATAAGAGCAGATTGGCATTATTCAGTGTACTTAATGAGCATCTGCCGTATCAAAGAAGTACGCTTACCATACGATCTTTGTTACTTTGTATTGGTTCAAAACTGTCTTGgatgaaattttagttttttatttttcaacgaagagtttcgccttatttaggaatgttcaggttatcttaatttggtatttcttagaagaatcctttagttagTGTAGCCAAACGGCATCgtagaatatatcaggccaacattgccttcgttaaactcagtaaaagcttttttagatggacgcgagtgacaccaagatctgcataacgctttcccgttcacaggagcgagtaacagaataagaaGGGGTGTCAGGTAGTACGCATAAATGCCCTTTGGCAACACTGACTaatggattcttctaagaaatatcaaattaagataacctgaagatgcttaAATAAGGCAAAATGcgtctttgaaaaataaaaaacaaaaatttcacccaatactgttaagcactgtttTGCTgtgtgccacatatggattggaagaattgttACTTAATCCAGTTTGAAACAGTTTTGTCCTCATTAATTTAATTTTTGCGCTCCATTACACCTTCTGAGAAAGACAATTTTAAAATCGTCCAAACCGAGGTCTAGGGATCCCATAACCCGTTATCTGCAATTGCTGACCTTTTCAACCTCTCCAACTTTTCTATCACACAGTTACTGAAATTGCAGCAATATGTAACATTTGAAAAATAAGGAATTTTTTACTCGCTTTAGTTGACAGAACTATGCAGACTATGATGACTGCGTAAGGACGTCTCTTACTTTACCTGGAGGATGCTTTCTAGCAGAAGAGGTTTCCTTTCATATATGTTTAAAtacttacgtgcgaaatttcatttcAGTTCAAGGGGAATTTCTCTATACATAAATTTCATATTTCATGGCAGAACAGCTAGGAGGTAAATGAATAGAAATGTTCAGCACGCACTTAGAGAAATTATTGTGTTACCTATCGTCCCGGTATTGACAAATACTCTGCTTGTTgtctacaaattataaaaattgaaaaaaaccgCGCAGTTGCTATGGTACAAACAGGAGAACATTCGCAGCCGGATTAACTCTGCAATGGGCGCGGTTAGGCCGATGTGACACATCTGAAACAACTTACCACATAAGTCCTATATATTGAAAAAGAATACCTATGAAGCTAGTTAGAAAAGTGCAAACGTCGAAGACTTTTAGGGACGAAGCTcctcgaaaagcgcctcggaagaacCGTTGTGCTCCTTTTTTGTAGCAGTACCTAGTGCTCCCACCGCTAGGAAATTCCCTACCTTGAGAACAAAAGAAAAGGACCGCAGAAACAAATGGAAATTCGATAGACATGGCTGTTTTTGCGAACCGATAAAGACCGAACCGCTGCACTTGACGCTCGACCTGGTGGTAAATCAAAGGGGACAAAGCTGCGCTTTCTGCTGCGTCCGAAAAGACGTTTCCTGAATCAAATATGTGAACCAGAATGTTATGGCACTTAAAGTTTTGTGTACAGAAAACAGAAAGTACAAAGTAAATCTAGAAAAGTGTTTTCGTTAATAACCATAGCAAAGTCAGCTTTCAACCCATGAAAGGTGGCCACAGAACCTTGTATAACTATGACTGGAAGTTGCACAGTTTGTTACCACGAAATCGACAAGGAAACGCCCTTTTTGTTAGCTGTTAAACATGTTAAAAAGGAAATGTTTATTACCTCATAATCTGTTGAATACGAGATATGACTTTATAATGTCAGTGATAGCTCTCTTTCGTTCGGTTGACAAAATGTCAACTTCGATTCTGTTTCACACGTTTTCATCTTTTCATTCCTGTTGCTCTTGTcggttatttattttaaaaattgtatttcttcaGTGCCTACATTTTTCCCAACGATAGCATTTTTAGTTGGATACTCACTGCTTCTGATTGCTTTAACGCTGTTATCTTCCCATATTGGTTGTACATAAGCGGAGTACGAGCGTAGGTGCTTTACTGAGTAGCTATGTGTCTTTAAAGACTACAGTGAACGCCCTAGAAACATCATTTTCAAAATCTCAAGCAGTCACAACAAACGCATCGCATTGATATGGGCGGCATCCAATAAATTTTAGGACCTTTTATGTGTTATCTTAttacatttcttcacatttattaAAAGGCTGTTCAATTTTGTGAATGTCAACTTTGACGTACAGTGAGAGAGACAGCTTTATGAGTTCCACAATCCATTTACTCGCACCGACAGGGCTCTTTCGAAGGCACTGAGTTCTAAGCCACACAAACGTATTGATTATTGTTAATACCTGTATTGAGAAACCATTTTATAAATTTCTGGTGGATCATACCATCAAACAGATAATTATGTGGGAGAAACTTCTGTCACTTCAGAACTACGGTAGTTGGTCAACTAATCATGCCATACTCTCACACTTGCGGTATGATGACTTTAGATGACACTCTGGTGAGTGAGTTGTAATATTTGCGATACTTGCTTACAAACCTGCCCGGGAAATCATTTTGCCACTTACCTATTACgaacgaaaataaaacaaaagtgaaaaatgtttgtagtgttccatttatttaaattcattcgtgaaaacacctttgactTTGTGAAGCAGTATGCTTATTCTGGACGCAGCTCCTCCTCCGGTCTACAACTCCATTTTGTGGACGTCCCTTCATAGCTCTGTTGACAGTTATTGTTTTCGGCTACAGGCGTTTGCACTTCACAGGTGAAAGCTGTCAAAAAAGATACCAGGTCAAGGCTGTCCCTGAGTCTACTCTACTGTAGGGTTGTCTCAATAGTAAAGATTAAACGTATTAAGACTTCATATATAATTtgacattttttcacgcatctcagtgtttacgacgttATGTCTCTTGAACTCTGTGTCGTATAAATATGTATATGCCTAAGGacgttcagtggcatatgtggaaaaTATACTGCAGCAAAGAAATAAGTTTAAATGTCATGCACGACGCCGCAGTTTTTCAGGGTCCTCGGTATCTGTTATATCACATAATATCTCCTGGGCGATGTATGGTACCGAGATACAATTCTGTAGTCGCATTTAACAGCATATGTAGATGGAATCTGCAAAGTTTATTGCCAACAGAGGTAGTAGcatagaagtaacaaatttaaacgtcacgcaTGATGCGGTAGTTCTTAATCCATCTCATTTTTGATGGCGTCATAGCTCCTGGCCTGTGATAGATAGGTGGCTCTTAGCCTCACAGCCATTGTTGGCTGACGGTAAGGGATTTAGTTACCAAGCTAGGTTGTAATCGGTTTAGTTTTTTAAGAGAAAAATACACAGATACATAAATACATTTGTAAAACATGTATGGGTTCCAGTCATAATGACTCCGATATTGTTTACGGAACAAAGCAATCGCTGGTTTCACGGAACGCACGCTCTCGGAAACTTTTCTGTGTCGtataatgcctctcttgcagcgtcgcAACTgcataaacatctctgtaacgcttttgtcGTTAATGAACGAACACGTGAAAAAACGCAAAGGGCATCTTTGTATCGTCATTGTCTTCTCTGCTAGTCCTACCTGACAAAGCTGCGTGATCAACAAAACCGAACACTTGATCGAACAAGTGAGTCGACTGCCACTTCATTCCTTAAATATTTTGCGACAAATTTCGGCCTATGATCTGATTTTCCTAGAACGTGTGTGTGATGCTACACAGATCTCTGTGCTTCCTCCGAGATATATACATCTTAGGACcggaatccacagataacagaatatctgtTCCCGGCTATGACACGCAGGGTGGTTATGGATTGGCGAAATCAACGCCTATCACATCTCCGATGAATAAAGTGGTCAGCAGCGGAACGACGATGATCAGTTTTTGCTAAAAAATTATGCTGCACTTGTAACTAAATTTCATACTATGAAGGCTCTTAAATATGCAAAGGCGCAGCTTTGCGCATGTTTGCACGATTGAAGTCAGTAAGGAATTTCTAAGGTAAAAGGTTAATTGGAGTTGCAAGCTTGGGTAGACATCTCTGTGTCATTGAACTGTACGAATATGACGAGGTAGGAGACCACACCAGTCGCCATGGACGACAAGTTGGAAAGATCTATGGTGAACAAACCGCTCGCTGTGAAACGCAGGCGGCGGTGCAGCAGCTGCAGCGAGAAGAGCTTCAGCTGTCGACGTACGCTGGAGCCAGTGGTTCCGTAGTCCATTGGCGACAGCAGAACCTTATTCACCAGGTCCGCAGTGCGGCGGATTTCACTGGCGACTTTGCTGCAGGACCACGTGATTGCCAGAATGCCGCCAACGTGGACAACAACCCACATTATTGCAACGTATGCCATGGAGTCCATTTTATCTCGGGTAAACACCTGAAAAGAGAACATTTCTATGTTTAGTTATTCGCCGTCAGTGTTCTTATCATCAAGTGTGTTGTAAAATCCACCTTACCATGAGGGAAGATCAGAAAAGCGAAAATGAGTTAGTTACGAACTTTGAATTCGACATCAGTTATCGGTTgcagttgtccgccccggtagctgagtggtaaacttgtcgctcgagcaattaatatccgtctctctaagctgctcgataccattattgccgcccaccaaagctgtgtgcctggacgcacgatactgacttccgttctcgaatgtcgcgatgtaatctcggtggcggctgccgctaatatcccaggggctttgctttttcttgatttccaaaaagcgttcgatcgattcagccatgattttttatcgagagtgctcaccgctgtcggctttaataatgatgctcgacaagtcttaactaatctttttaccggtatcagtgtctcggtgattgtgaacggtcaccctaccccccggatatcgatcagacgggggttaccccagggaagccccttatccatgtcactttttattctatccttagagcccttacttcgccatctcaccatgcacttacgtggctggaatatattgggggaaatttttgcagtccgtgcatacgccgatgacgtcatggttttagtacgacatgccgaggatataccgcggcttaaggataccttggattcattttgtggtcttgctggtgctcgcattaatgatcgcaaatgcacgttcctgccgttgagaggctttgatcatgtcgtcattccttgggcgacggttgtcgatcgccataagaccttggggatcatagtggatcgtaatccgatcaaaatggcggcactaaattggcgtgaggttacgagtcgtgttcacggggcgatccttgaacatgaccgccgttcccttagcctccttcacaaggcacgggtcttagagacctatgtcttcagtaaaatatactacgtttcgcaggtcttcccgcttcccgcgatgatggcccgcaggctgaaacagctgtctagtcgatttctgtggcgccgccatgtcttccgtgtccggtatgaagttgtggccaggcctcggaagcttggaggattgggtctttcagatatcaaagtgaagacgtccatcttatttgcccgccgcaatgttttaacctgtacgcgggctccgcattcagtcacctctcgtttactttcccgcctccggccggccagtctgacccctcctgttgatgttggacggattaatcctaaattgcggcacactcgtgaatactttgtacttgtcggtattctgggtgctgatatactttctatgacgcatattcctaccaacatgctacaaatccgttggggtacagcatgtttcccttcttctgttgaacttgcttccccgtcaacgtcatggaaaacggtctggtctcatcttagtcttcccattttgccgatggagattgtttcaacgtggtataaggtcatttaccgtctgatacctactggtgatcatctttttcgtattggccttcgtccgactgatcagtgtgaggaatgtcatcaaactgacaccttacttcacaggctagttgcttgcggacgggatcattggctctgggtccgccgtcaattagcttttcttactagagggcctgaaaccgcattcccagacgacatctttttacatccggacatctcttattttcctcagacgaaaacgaacacgatggtctggctcttgggttactatgtccattacgtcatcgaaggcggtaatgacccagatccccgcgtttttcaccattatttgtcaactgcgcattggaaatggcagcggttaccacaataccgaacgctttttgcgaatatgctttttcttgtgtttaaccgtcaaggggttggttaagttcccctgtgattcctgtttcttccctgagctcgagtcccctcccttgttgtattttttcgtaattttttttctctctctcttttgcatgtatatatatacacccaaaatgcatacgggtggggtaacgggttggtcttccccttcagaagaaatgttttatttgtgtttcacctaatttgttgattttctttttgcagctagtattaaatgatgatttgactatggttgtctgaattctcgtgaaatataccaagtcaatctgataataaaagaaaaaaaaaaaagtggtcagcgcgacagactgtcaatacaAAGGgatcggtttcgattcccggctgggtcggagattttctcctctcagggactgggtgttgtgttgtcctaatcatcatcatttcatccccatcgacgcgcaagtcac
This window encodes:
- the LOC126267643 gene encoding putative gustatory receptor 2a gives rise to the protein MMLIDSTILKYALSILQFLTGEAEEVRRLRQVHDHLCDVAKLIDDGYGLSVLSCLATHFINCIISLNLCLSIKLQYQVFTRDKMDSMAYVAIMWVVVHVGGILAITWSCSKVASEIRRTADLVNKVLLSPMDYGTTGSSVRRQLKLFSLQLLHRRLRFTASGLFTIDLSNLSSMATGVVSYLVIFVQFNDTEMSTQACNSN